A genome region from Ursus arctos isolate Adak ecotype North America unplaced genomic scaffold, UrsArc2.0 scaffold_18, whole genome shotgun sequence includes the following:
- the QRFP gene encoding orexigenic neuropeptide QRFP — MISPHALSCLLLLPLGACFPPLNREEPIATMGGVRGGMSWADLSGGHRVPLPRGSSRWLRAPHPHGLLVMAKELQMSGRRRAGFRFRIGRQDDGSEAPSFLPADGEKASGPLGTLAEELSTYSRKKGGFSFRFGRR, encoded by the coding sequence ATGATAAGCCCTCATGCCctgtcctgcctcctcctcctgccgCTGGGTGCCTGCTTTCCTCCACTGAACAGAGAAGAGCCCATAGCCACCATGGGAGGTGTCAGAGGCGGAATGAGCTGGGCTGATCTGTCCGGGGGACACCGCGTCCCCCTCCCGCGGGGCTCCTCCCGGTGGCTGAGAGCCCCACACCCACATGGCCTGCTTGTCATGGCCAAGGAGCTGCAGATGTCGGGCAGACGGCGCGCTGGCTTCAGGTTCCGGATTGGGCGGCAGGATGATGGCAGCGAGGCTCCCAGCTTCTTACCCGCGGATGGCGAGAAGGCCAGTGGCCCGTTAGGGACCTTGGCCGAGGAGCTCAGCACTTACAGCAGGAAAAAAGGTGGCTTTAGCTTCCGCTTCGGCCGGCGGTGA